A portion of the Bacillus sp. es.034 genome contains these proteins:
- a CDS encoding 3-oxoacid CoA-transferase subunit B, with translation MGLGNELKEKMAKRAALEVKENMIVNLGIGIPSLVPNYLPQGFPVIFQSENGIIGIGPAPVEGHEDENLCNAGGFPVSLVEGGCYTDSSIAFAMIRRGKIDLTILGSLQVSEKGDLANWIIPGKKVPGMGGATELASKAKKVIVLMTHLDKNGGSKIVRECTLPLTARRCVSMIITDRAVFSLEDDQLILLEIFNPYTLKDIEETTEARYILSPDIKFIG, from the coding sequence ATGGGCCTGGGAAACGAATTGAAGGAAAAGATGGCAAAACGTGCAGCGCTTGAGGTGAAAGAAAATATGATTGTGAATCTCGGGATCGGGATTCCCTCCCTCGTCCCAAATTACCTTCCTCAAGGATTTCCGGTCATATTTCAATCTGAAAATGGAATCATCGGCATCGGTCCTGCACCCGTGGAAGGTCATGAAGATGAAAACCTGTGCAATGCCGGGGGGTTCCCGGTTTCGTTGGTGGAGGGGGGATGTTATACAGACAGCTCCATCGCTTTCGCCATGATCCGCCGGGGCAAGATCGATCTGACGATACTTGGATCCCTGCAGGTCAGTGAAAAGGGGGATCTTGCCAATTGGATCATACCGGGCAAAAAGGTCCCGGGGATGGGAGGGGCAACGGAACTCGCCTCTAAAGCAAAGAAAGTCATTGTACTCATGACCCACTTAGATAAAAATGGCGGCAGCAAGATCGTAAGGGAATGCACCCTTCCATTAACGGCCAGGCGCTGTGTTTCGATGATCATCACTGACCGTGCTGTATTCTCACTTGAAGATGATCAATTAATCCTGCTTGAGATATTCAATCCGTACACATTGAAGGATATAGAGGAGACGACAGAAGCCCGTTACATCTTAAGCCCTGATATCAAGTTTATAGGGTAG
- a CDS encoding peptidase, with the protein MDTHRLIKEKIEEKKKRTIKLLQRLVQEDSVRGNESKAQAIIIEKCRKLGLELDIWEIKETDIKHHPFYKCDRTNFKGNPNVVGVLKGTGGGKSLLLNGHIDVVPEGDRRDWSHDPYSGLIKDGKLYGRGATDMKGGSVALLLAIEVIQELNIPLKGDVIFQSVIEEESGGTGTLATLIRGYKADAVIIPEPTNMKIFPKQQGSMWFRLNVKGKSAHGGTRYEGVNAIEKAYKVIHVLQQLENARNERVDDPLYRNIPIPLPVNIGRIESGKWPSSVPDTAIIEGRIGVGPWETLHEVEQEFSIGISKLKSIDPWFEEHPVEVEWFGGRWQPGNLPSDHELVNTLSMHAKQVMSSDPIIEASPWGTDGGILSQGGNMPVVIFGPGTTEVAHDANEYIELERVYQSAEIFSRFMIDWCNKPS; encoded by the coding sequence ATGGATACTCATCGCCTCATAAAAGAGAAAATAGAAGAAAAAAAGAAACGAACGATCAAGCTTCTGCAAAGACTGGTCCAGGAAGATAGTGTCCGGGGAAACGAATCAAAGGCGCAGGCGATCATCATAGAGAAGTGCAGAAAGCTTGGTTTGGAGCTGGACATTTGGGAAATTAAAGAGACTGATATCAAGCATCATCCCTTTTACAAGTGTGACCGGACAAATTTTAAAGGTAATCCCAATGTGGTAGGGGTTTTAAAAGGTACAGGAGGAGGAAAGAGCCTTCTTTTAAATGGACATATCGATGTTGTACCGGAAGGGGATCGAAGAGATTGGAGTCATGATCCCTATAGCGGACTCATCAAGGACGGGAAGCTTTACGGGCGGGGAGCAACGGATATGAAAGGCGGTTCGGTTGCTTTGCTACTCGCCATCGAAGTGATACAGGAGTTGAATATTCCTTTAAAGGGAGATGTGATCTTTCAGAGTGTCATAGAAGAGGAAAGCGGGGGAACGGGTACCTTAGCCACATTGATTAGAGGCTATAAGGCGGATGCTGTCATCATCCCTGAGCCGACCAATATGAAGATCTTCCCTAAACAGCAAGGGTCCATGTGGTTTCGCCTTAATGTAAAAGGGAAATCTGCACATGGGGGAACGAGGTATGAAGGGGTAAATGCAATAGAGAAAGCATATAAGGTCATTCACGTTCTTCAGCAATTGGAGAATGCACGTAACGAGAGGGTGGATGATCCATTATATCGTAATATTCCCATCCCCTTACCGGTTAATATCGGAAGAATCGAAAGTGGGAAATGGCCGTCTTCGGTTCCGGATACGGCTATCATTGAAGGCAGAATAGGAGTCGGACCCTGGGAGACACTCCATGAAGTCGAACAGGAATTTTCAATCGGAATTTCCAAGCTGAAATCAATCGATCCATGGTTCGAGGAACACCCTGTCGAGGTGGAATGGTTTGGCGGGCGCTGGCAGCCGGGCAATCTACCAAGTGACCATGAATTAGTAAACACCCTGTCGATGCATGCTAAACAGGTAATGTCGTCTGATCCGATCATTGAAGCCTCACCCTGGGGAACGGATGGAGGGATTTTGTCTCAAGGCGGCAATATGCCTGTGGTGATTTTTGGACCGGGCACAACTGAAGTGGCCCATGATGCAAATGAATACATTGAGTTAGAGAGGGTTTACCAATCGGCTGAAATTTTTTCTCGCTTTATGATCGATTGGTGTAATAAACCCTCATGA
- the ablB gene encoding putative beta-lysine N-acetyltransferase — protein sequence MQAYEYIQHPKVEATIYKDDYNRRLRVDEFRGNAERLVEHMVNMAGTHRFEKFIVKAKSNQVPHLIEKGFMMEGGVNGYFRGDSAFFMSKFLTDDRRNSSFWRKEDDILQAVQQLDRKTMEGSGLISVATGGQAEKLADLYQEVFTLYPVPLQDSDYIKESMKNGTIFVYIEEDGRIISAASAEISTTNKNAELTDCATRSSHRKGGYMKHLLRKLEDELVKQNIFCAYTIARALSFGMNAAFHQLGYRYGGRLANNCIIFDKMEDMNIWEKDLSER from the coding sequence ATGCAGGCATATGAATATATACAACATCCAAAAGTGGAAGCGACCATTTATAAAGATGATTATAATCGCAGGCTCAGGGTGGATGAATTCAGGGGGAATGCAGAAAGGCTAGTGGAGCACATGGTGAATATGGCTGGGACCCATCGGTTCGAAAAGTTCATTGTGAAGGCAAAGTCAAATCAGGTTCCCCACCTGATAGAAAAGGGGTTTATGATGGAGGGGGGAGTAAACGGTTACTTTAGGGGAGACAGCGCTTTCTTTATGAGTAAATTTCTGACGGATGACAGAAGGAATAGTTCTTTTTGGAGAAAAGAGGATGACATTCTTCAAGCGGTTCAACAGCTTGATAGAAAAACCATGGAAGGATCAGGATTGATATCTGTAGCCACCGGGGGGCAGGCAGAGAAATTAGCAGACCTCTATCAAGAAGTTTTCACGCTATATCCTGTACCATTACAAGATTCCGATTATATAAAAGAATCCATGAAAAATGGGACAATCTTTGTATACATCGAAGAGGATGGAAGGATAATCAGCGCCGCTTCGGCTGAAATATCTACAACCAACAAGAATGCTGAACTAACGGATTGTGCTACGAGATCTTCTCATCGTAAAGGCGGATATATGAAGCATCTGCTGAGGAAGTTGGAAGATGAATTGGTGAAACAGAACATTTTTTGCGCATATACGATTGCCAGGGCCCTTTCATTTGGGATGAATGCTGCATTCCACCAGCTTGGGTACAGGTATGGTGGGAGACTTGCGAATAACTGCATCATCTTTGACAAAATGGAAGATATGAACATTTGGGAGAAGGATTTAAGTGAAAGGTAG
- the ablA gene encoding lysine 2,3-aminomutase codes for MKMNLYKPKRDWKDIELWKDVTDEQWNNWLWQLTNTIRTLDDLKKVVNLTPEEEEGVKISTKTIPLNITPYYAWLMNEDDPRCPIRMQSVPIGQEIHKTKYDLEDPLHEDEDSPVPGLTHRYPDRVLFLVTNQCSMYCRYCTRRRFSGQIGMGVPKKQLDAAIEYIRETPSVRDVLLSGGDGLLINDQILEYILKNLRDIPHVEIIRIGTRAPVVFPQRITENLCNILKKYHPVWLNTHFNTSIEITEESKKACEMLVDAGVPVGNQAVILAGINDSVPIMKKLMHDLVKIRVRPYYIYQCDLSEGIGHFRAPVSKGLEIIEGLRGHTSGYAVPTFVLDAPGGGGKISLQPNYLISQSASKVVVRNFEGVISTYPEPEEYVAGRADEYFKEVYHDEEIKEPTIGIAGLMNQTHSSLTPAGLKRLERRKEYQENPDHNSLKDFRGKRDQLKEKKHKAMLSKMNQDKNDDKEETING; via the coding sequence ATGAAAATGAATCTCTATAAACCAAAAAGGGATTGGAAGGATATTGAGCTTTGGAAAGATGTCACGGATGAACAATGGAATAACTGGTTATGGCAGCTGACAAACACAATCAGAACCCTTGATGACTTAAAGAAAGTGGTGAACTTGACGCCGGAGGAAGAAGAAGGGGTTAAAATTTCAACCAAGACCATTCCGCTGAATATTACTCCTTACTATGCATGGCTGATGAATGAGGATGACCCCCGCTGCCCGATCCGGATGCAATCCGTTCCGATAGGCCAGGAGATCCATAAAACAAAGTATGACCTTGAAGACCCTTTGCATGAAGATGAAGATTCACCGGTTCCCGGGTTAACGCACAGATACCCGGACAGGGTGTTATTTCTCGTCACCAATCAATGTTCCATGTACTGCAGATACTGTACGAGAAGGAGGTTTTCAGGACAGATCGGAATGGGTGTTCCGAAGAAACAGCTTGATGCCGCCATTGAATATATAAGGGAAACCCCGAGCGTAAGGGACGTATTGCTTTCTGGCGGGGATGGTCTCTTGATCAATGATCAAATACTCGAGTATATATTAAAGAATCTAAGGGATATACCGCATGTCGAGATCATCCGGATTGGAACGAGGGCTCCTGTCGTGTTTCCACAACGGATCACTGAAAACCTGTGTAATATATTGAAGAAGTACCATCCGGTTTGGTTAAATACTCACTTCAATACATCTATTGAAATCACCGAAGAGTCCAAGAAGGCATGTGAGATGCTTGTGGATGCAGGGGTTCCTGTAGGGAATCAAGCTGTGATCCTGGCAGGCATCAATGACAGCGTTCCGATCATGAAGAAGCTAATGCATGATCTGGTTAAAATTCGCGTGCGTCCGTATTATATTTATCAATGTGATCTATCGGAAGGGATCGGCCATTTCAGGGCACCTGTCAGCAAAGGGCTTGAAATCATTGAAGGTTTGAGAGGACACACATCGGGTTACGCCGTACCGACCTTCGTGTTGGATGCTCCTGGAGGAGGAGGGAAAATATCCCTGCAACCAAATTACCTGATATCCCAAAGTGCTTCGAAAGTGGTCGTAAGGAATTTCGAAGGCGTCATCTCCACCTATCCGGAACCGGAGGAATACGTAGCAGGAAGGGCAGATGAATACTTTAAAGAAGTTTATCATGATGAAGAAATCAAAGAACCTACTATAGGTATCGCTGGATTGATGAATCAAACCCATTCATCCCTCACACCCGCTGGTCTAAAGCGTTTGGAGCGTCGCAAGGAATATCAGGAGAACCCGGATCATAATTCACTCAAGGATTTCAGGGGGAAAAGGGATCAGCTAAAAGAAAAGAAGCATAAAGCGATGCTTTCAAAAATGAATCAGGACAAAAATGATGATAAGGAAGAGACCATCAATGGCTAA
- a CDS encoding YokU family protein — translation MAKNKAKVCEWCEENTAHVHQSSVYWELPDGSRAVQIANVPSLCCSHCGMDYQEESVINEIEDQLMLIDTRLIDKVISYKELMALPRLLKKNYFRY, via the coding sequence ATGGCTAAAAATAAGGCGAAAGTATGCGAATGGTGTGAAGAGAACACGGCTCATGTTCATCAATCAAGTGTGTATTGGGAGCTGCCTGATGGTTCACGGGCGGTCCAGATTGCGAATGTCCCTAGCCTCTGTTGCAGTCATTGCGGGATGGACTATCAGGAGGAATCCGTCATCAATGAAATTGAAGACCAACTGATGCTGATCGATACGAGGTTAATTGATAAAGTGATCTCTTATAAAGAGTTGATGGCTCTTCCCCGCTTACTTAAGAAGAATTATTTTCGATATTAG
- a CDS encoding YozE family protein, with product MRKSFYHYLMKYRQPTAKDDITRFANSAYDDHSFPKQSGQYHEISSYLEMNGHYLESMSIFDMAWDQYQLEEKD from the coding sequence ATGAGAAAATCCTTTTATCATTACTTGATGAAATACAGGCAACCGACTGCCAAGGATGATATAACCCGATTTGCGAATTCAGCTTATGATGATCACAGCTTTCCGAAACAATCCGGGCAATACCATGAAATCAGCTCCTATCTCGAAATGAATGGGCACTACCTTGAAAGCATGTCCATCTTCGACATGGCCTGGGACCAGTACCAATTAGAAGAAAAAGACTAA
- a CDS encoding YozD family protein, translating into MREIEVFIDTEEIAEFFMKELIQRGYAPSEDELEEIADITFEYLIAKCIIDEEWEDEV; encoded by the coding sequence ATGCGGGAGATAGAAGTCTTTATCGACACCGAGGAAATTGCTGAGTTCTTTATGAAAGAACTGATCCAAAGAGGGTATGCACCATCAGAAGATGAGCTGGAAGAAATAGCGGACATCACATTCGAGTATCTGATTGCCAAATGTATCATTGATGAAGAATGGGAAGATGAGGTTTAG
- a CDS encoding DUF2515 family protein, with translation MGYSPFQVISNLFKPAKRKNISPLLDVQTIDRLYDEMNQEGVPDVYFPEDQALFEEMIIKVKKGNVNNLTRTSSYLDLFKKHPELHWSFLAHMVSRNAGYHMTDIQNDLLSHVMSDKEQQSLFKFLERCNAAIFEDAYPQLLLYENWKLTGRLSFHLLKKFNVSVFMRKIWADYLKTGDHPVLTTALIMNEQHLIQNKILSSPNLNMGIEKWKFFLQDRLEFTSILFPYGTQSPYSLAGLSVSHFEKVDSRIQLGKKLYRVLFHPMVHPTAFSFSLHHPHTGSREDYWPHIYSSVKKDKHLFSPELVAVWENIYYDDPSSTDWFREQPIEVMSPLLTISDPHHFSMTRKWKARTTILLNLKRD, from the coding sequence TTGGGCTATTCACCGTTTCAAGTTATCTCAAACCTATTCAAACCGGCTAAACGTAAGAATATATCCCCCCTGCTCGATGTTCAGACGATTGACAGACTTTACGACGAAATGAACCAGGAAGGGGTCCCGGATGTCTATTTTCCTGAAGATCAAGCTTTGTTCGAGGAAATGATCATCAAAGTAAAAAAAGGCAATGTCAATAACCTGACAAGAACTTCTTCCTATCTTGATTTATTCAAAAAACATCCTGAACTGCACTGGTCCTTTCTCGCCCACATGGTATCGAGAAATGCAGGTTATCATATGACAGATATCCAGAACGATCTGCTCTCACACGTAATGAGTGACAAAGAACAACAATCTCTATTTAAGTTCCTGGAACGTTGTAATGCAGCTATCTTCGAAGACGCCTATCCTCAACTATTACTTTATGAAAACTGGAAATTAACCGGCCGCCTCTCCTTTCACCTCCTGAAGAAGTTCAACGTTTCAGTATTCATGCGGAAAATATGGGCAGATTATCTCAAGACGGGGGATCACCCTGTGTTGACCACCGCACTCATCATGAACGAGCAGCACCTGATTCAAAACAAAATATTATCCAGTCCCAATCTTAATATGGGAATTGAAAAGTGGAAGTTTTTCCTACAGGACCGGCTTGAATTCACTTCCATCCTCTTTCCTTACGGCACGCAGTCCCCATACTCCCTGGCCGGACTTTCCGTTTCCCACTTTGAGAAAGTGGATTCGAGAATTCAATTAGGTAAGAAATTATACAGAGTATTATTCCATCCGATGGTTCATCCCACTGCATTCTCTTTCTCCCTTCACCATCCACATACAGGATCCAGGGAGGATTATTGGCCGCATATTTACTCGAGTGTGAAGAAAGATAAGCATCTATTCAGCCCCGAACTGGTAGCCGTCTGGGAAAATATTTATTATGACGATCCTTCGTCGACGGATTGGTTTAGGGAGCAACCGATTGAGGTGATGTCGCCCCTTTTGACGATTTCGGATCCTCATCATTTCTCTATGACCCGTAAATGGAAAGCAAGAACGACTATTCTTCTGAACCTAAAGAGGGATTGA
- a CDS encoding protein kinase codes for MIHMLFRRLVDAFEQTWKPGDKVDEYQIIRLVGKGSYGTTYCVLLPTGEEAILKRIRPYKKLFSNHVQYVQNERDALETLSHPHFPAFIKAGEYKGIPYFVMKKLSGRTFEELIFQEGKKYSEEESLRVGLQLLTLVDVIHQKGYVHRDLRIPNILFDHGVIHIIDFGLACEMETESPILEAHKDYMRDKSKNSDYYAIGHFLLFLLYSSYEPVSRRDKSWEEELPVHQDTKAILRKLLQIDGEYHDGSELIGDLVKVIHIVHNQ; via the coding sequence ATGATTCACATGCTGTTTCGCAGACTCGTCGATGCATTCGAACAAACCTGGAAACCGGGAGATAAGGTCGACGAATACCAAATCATCCGTTTAGTCGGGAAGGGAAGCTATGGTACGACGTATTGTGTCTTGCTCCCTACTGGAGAAGAAGCGATTTTGAAACGGATACGCCCTTACAAAAAGTTATTTTCTAATCACGTCCAATATGTCCAAAATGAAAGGGATGCACTGGAAACTTTATCTCACCCACATTTCCCTGCATTCATCAAAGCCGGCGAATATAAGGGGATCCCCTACTTTGTCATGAAAAAATTGAGTGGCCGTACCTTTGAGGAATTGATTTTTCAAGAAGGAAAAAAGTATTCAGAGGAAGAATCCTTAAGAGTAGGTTTGCAGCTACTAACATTAGTGGACGTCATTCATCAAAAAGGGTATGTACACCGGGATTTAAGGATCCCGAATATTCTTTTTGATCATGGTGTCATTCATATCATTGATTTTGGTCTAGCGTGTGAAATGGAGACAGAATCACCTATCCTGGAAGCTCATAAAGATTATATGAGGGATAAGTCGAAGAATAGTGATTATTATGCAATTGGTCATTTTCTATTATTTTTACTGTATTCTTCCTATGAGCCCGTGAGTAGGAGGGATAAAAGCTGGGAAGAGGAACTTCCTGTTCATCAGGATACGAAAGCGATCCTGAGAAAACTTCTGCAAATCGACGGAGAATATCATGATGGCTCGGAGTTGATCGGGGATTTAGTAAAGGTCATTCATATAGTACACAACCAATAA
- a CDS encoding sporulation protein has translation MSFFNKVFASIGIGAATVDTKLEKSSYVAGETVNGVVEITGGSTEQSIDAIYLTLFTTYIRESDDKKYTDYAPIQKVQISNPFTVLENEKKEFPFSFTLPFETPITYGNTRVWVATGVDIKNAVDPKDKDYIEIVPNQLTNAVLTSVQELGFRIRTVECEEAPRRYRGRYPFIQEFEFVPVNGPYQRKLDELEVMFLNQTEDRVELLLEVDRRARGLGGFLAEALEMDESMVRLSISSSDVPHLASKLQQAIDKFA, from the coding sequence ATGTCATTTTTTAATAAAGTATTTGCTTCAATCGGTATTGGAGCGGCCACAGTGGATACTAAATTGGAGAAATCTAGCTACGTTGCAGGGGAGACGGTAAACGGGGTGGTGGAAATTACGGGGGGAAGTACGGAGCAGAGTATCGATGCCATCTATTTAACACTTTTCACTACATATATTCGTGAATCCGATGACAAGAAATATACAGATTACGCACCGATTCAGAAGGTGCAAATATCCAATCCATTCACCGTTTTGGAAAATGAAAAAAAAGAATTTCCATTTTCCTTCACCCTGCCCTTTGAAACCCCGATCACATATGGAAACACCAGGGTGTGGGTAGCCACAGGGGTTGATATTAAAAATGCAGTGGATCCAAAAGACAAAGACTATATTGAAATCGTGCCGAATCAGTTGACGAATGCCGTCCTGACTTCTGTACAGGAGCTCGGCTTCAGAATTCGTACAGTAGAATGTGAAGAGGCGCCGAGACGCTACAGAGGACGATATCCTTTCATTCAGGAGTTTGAGTTTGTACCGGTGAATGGACCATATCAGCGTAAGTTGGATGAACTTGAAGTCATGTTCCTGAATCAAACAGAGGACCGGGTAGAACTGCTACTGGAAGTGGACAGACGGGCGAGGGGACTGGGGGGGTTCCTCGCAGAGGCTCTCGAAATGGATGAATCCATGGTCAGACTGTCCATAAGCTCGTCCGATGTTCCCCATTTAGCATCGAAACTTCAACAAGCCATCGACAAATTCGCGTAA
- a CDS encoding YodL domain-containing protein, with protein MPLLEKIIRPKLLRSTYDVTIFQTPNYGEDKGYEKVYRISVEANNHEEALYQTFRTFNVPDLVPKDYQGRYIATRDIVFIDEGRRGHHYYRLQPNGWKRVNRIVIH; from the coding sequence ATGCCTTTACTTGAAAAAATCATTCGTCCAAAGCTTTTGAGATCGACCTATGACGTGACCATTTTCCAAACCCCTAATTATGGGGAGGATAAAGGGTACGAAAAGGTTTATCGTATCTCGGTTGAAGCAAATAATCATGAAGAAGCCCTGTACCAGACATTCAGAACGTTTAATGTACCAGACTTGGTTCCAAAGGATTATCAAGGCAGATATATTGCTACACGTGACATCGTCTTCATTGATGAAGGGCGGAGGGGCCATCATTATTATCGTCTCCAGCCAAATGGCTGGAAGCGGGTGAACCGGATCGTCATTCATTAG
- the deoD gene encoding purine-nucleoside phosphorylase: MSIHINAKENEIAETVLLPGDPLRAKYIAETFLEDVTCYNEVRNMFGYTGTYKGKRISVQGTGMGVPSISIYINELMQSYNVQNLIRVGTCGAIQKDVKVRDVILAMTSSTDSQMNKLTFNGIDYSPTANFDLLKRAYDAGVEKGLNLKVGNVFTADMFYNDNAEHEKWAQYGILAIEMETSALYTLAAKYGRNALSVLTVSDHILTGEETSSEERQTTFNEMIEVALEAAIQE, translated from the coding sequence GTGAGTATACATATTAATGCGAAAGAAAACGAAATTGCAGAAACAGTTCTTTTACCTGGGGATCCACTTAGAGCGAAGTATATTGCAGAAACGTTCTTAGAAGATGTAACATGCTACAACGAAGTCCGTAATATGTTTGGATACACAGGGACGTACAAAGGAAAAAGAATTTCGGTGCAGGGAACTGGTATGGGTGTCCCGTCGATTTCAATTTATATTAATGAATTGATGCAAAGTTATAACGTTCAGAACTTGATTCGTGTCGGTACATGTGGTGCCATTCAAAAGGACGTCAAAGTACGTGACGTCATCCTCGCCATGACATCGTCCACTGATTCTCAAATGAATAAATTAACGTTCAACGGGATCGATTATTCTCCTACGGCGAACTTCGATCTTTTAAAACGAGCATACGATGCAGGGGTAGAAAAAGGACTTAATCTGAAAGTCGGAAACGTATTTACTGCCGACATGTTCTACAATGACAATGCAGAGCATGAAAAGTGGGCTCAATACGGTATTCTTGCCATTGAAATGGAAACGTCCGCCCTTTACACATTGGCAGCCAAATATGGTCGAAATGCCCTTTCGGTTCTGACTGTTAGCGATCATATCCTGACCGGGGAAGAAACCTCTTCAGAAGAGCGCCAGACGACTTTCAATGAAATGATTGAGGTAGCTTTAGAAGCGGCCATTCAAGAATAA
- a CDS encoding M15 family metallopeptidase, with protein MKKIIFITAASLVMLSGCSQVEEWSDELFGQKQQETQEKEPKVQTPDDAQDEQASPEQQPAEEAVPKELQLESQYFNDVKVVDGKQVIQNPSNLLALVNKEYALDEYKPADLVRPNVPFVFGDQDLEKAHLRKEAADQLEKMFADAKAGGVFLTAISGYRSYEYQKMLLDREIAQFGEEKAVMAVAPPGQSEHQSGLAMDISSQSNQFQVNIEFADTKEGKWLAENAYKYGFILRYPEDKVSITQYQYEPWHYRYVGKEAAKVIHENDWTLEEYFNNVKKI; from the coding sequence ATGAAAAAGATCATCTTCATAACTGCTGCCTCCCTGGTTATGTTATCAGGTTGTTCGCAAGTAGAAGAGTGGTCAGACGAATTATTTGGCCAAAAGCAGCAAGAGACACAGGAAAAGGAACCAAAGGTTCAAACGCCTGACGACGCACAGGATGAACAAGCATCGCCGGAACAGCAGCCTGCCGAAGAAGCGGTTCCTAAAGAGCTGCAACTAGAGTCCCAATACTTCAATGACGTAAAAGTCGTGGACGGAAAGCAGGTTATTCAAAACCCCTCCAATTTATTAGCACTGGTAAATAAGGAATATGCCTTAGATGAATACAAGCCTGCTGATCTGGTCCGTCCAAACGTTCCATTCGTATTCGGGGATCAGGATCTTGAAAAAGCGCACCTCCGTAAAGAAGCGGCAGACCAGTTGGAAAAGATGTTCGCAGATGCCAAAGCCGGAGGGGTATTCTTGACAGCCATTTCAGGTTACCGATCATACGAGTACCAAAAAATGCTCCTGGACAGGGAAATAGCCCAATTCGGTGAAGAAAAAGCGGTCATGGCCGTTGCGCCTCCTGGTCAAAGTGAGCACCAATCAGGATTGGCTATGGATATTTCCAGTCAAAGCAACCAATTTCAAGTGAATATAGAATTTGCTGATACGAAAGAAGGAAAATGGCTGGCAGAGAACGCATATAAGTACGGGTTCATTCTTCGCTATCCCGAAGATAAGGTGTCCATTACACAATATCAATATGAACCTTGGCACTATAGATATGTTGGGAAGGAAGCCGCTAAAGTGATTCATGAGAACGATTGGACACTTGAGGAATACTTTAATAACGTAAAGAAAATCTAA
- a CDS encoding YitT family protein codes for MMRVFTIIIIGSIFVGIGINLFFVPHHFLDGGMIGIGLIAHYWLGVKPGLTIILLSIPLYLLAFFKDRILFYNSIHGLWLSSLMIDYFYQWHTLLHLPPLLSAFFGGAFVGVGIGLMLRGNSATGGSDLLAQLIGKSFGWNVGKLIFAFDSIVLMAGFPIIGLGAFLYSLLAVSTVGFFTTILTHHNGEDGFSFR; via the coding sequence ATGATGAGGGTGTTCACTATAATCATCATTGGCAGCATTTTCGTCGGTATAGGCATCAATCTATTTTTCGTCCCCCATCATTTTCTCGATGGGGGAATGATCGGGATCGGTTTGATTGCCCACTACTGGCTTGGTGTGAAACCAGGTCTAACCATCATTCTCCTGAGTATCCCCCTCTATCTGCTTGCGTTCTTTAAAGATCGAATCCTTTTTTATAACAGTATTCACGGGCTGTGGTTGTCCTCATTGATGATTGATTATTTTTATCAATGGCATACCCTATTACATCTTCCTCCACTATTGAGTGCCTTTTTTGGTGGTGCTTTTGTCGGAGTCGGAATCGGCCTCATGCTGAGGGGGAATTCTGCTACGGGTGGATCTGACTTGTTGGCACAATTAATTGGAAAGAGTTTTGGATGGAATGTAGGGAAGCTGATCTTCGCCTTTGATAGTATTGTGCTTATGGCGGGTTTCCCCATAATTGGATTGGGAGCATTTTTATATTCTTTGTTAGCTGTAAGCACGGTGGGGTTTTTTACGACGATTTTGACACATCATAATGGGGAAGATGGATTTTCCTTTCGCTAA